GTAAATATCAATTAACTGAAATACTTGCGCCAGATAGGGAATATCATTCCCCTGGAGTCTATCAGGGTAGCCTGAGCCATCCCAACGTTCGTGGTGATGGCGAATAATGGGAATTACACCCCGCATACTGCGTAATGGCTGGCAAATTTTTTCTCCAATCAAAACGTGCTGCTGCATGATCTGCCAATCTTCAGAGGTGAGTTCGCCTTTTTTCAGCAGCACTGCATCGGGAATACCAACTTTACCGATATCGTGGAGATAACCACCCCATCTCAAATCTCGAATTTGGTAGCGTGACAGGCTGAGATATTCACCAAAAACTTGTCCGAGTTGTACTAGGCGTTCACAATGATTGCCTGTATTGGGATCGCGACTTTCAATAGACATAGCAATGGAAAATAGTACTTGTTCGGCATGGTCTAAATCTTCGTTTAGACGCTTCTGCCGTACTAAGGACTTTACACGCGCCGCTAGTTCCACACGATCAAAGGGTTTGGTGAGAAAATCATCTGCCCCAACTTCAATTCCCCGAATGCGTGATCGCCTATCATTTAAGGCTGTAATAAAAATTACCGGAATTAGCCTAGTTTGCTCATCCTGCTTGAGCAATTGGCACACTTCAAATCCATCCATTCCTGGCATCATCACATCCAGCAAAATCAAATCTGGTTGTTTTTGAGTTACCAATCCCACAACAATGGAACCACTGTCTGCCTCAATGACTTCGTATCCTTCCATCCCCAAGAGGGCAACGGCAGTCATCCGACTGGCGGCATGATCGTCAACGACTAAAACCTTCGGCGGATCTAAATCAAACCCATTCACCTTAGAACCTTTAGCTTGTAGTGTTCTAGAGACTAATAAACTATCACCACAATTAACATCAGCTTTTATCCAAGAAGACGCTGCTTGACTATCTTCAAATATCAGGTCTTCTTGAGATAAGCCTAAAGAACTCTCCGCATTTTGCGACCCTACGGCATGATTTGAACCGATACTCTTCACTATGCTAATGGGGTTTGACCCACTAACAATTTGTTCTGTAAAGCCTGTATGGTTGGATTTCCATTGAATCACAAAGGCACTCCAGGTTTTTGCACAAGTTAACAGTGTCAGATTTCAACAACAAACAAATTTAAGATTCGACTGTATCTGAGCCAGAGTTTTGATATGGATTATGCATGATGTCAAGCTGCCTATATAAGTTTTTCGCAGCATGTATCTTTTATGTTACGAACAAGGTGTATCTTGTTGTCACATTTTTTGCTTCTAATTCCAGTATGATGAATCGGCACAAATGTTAAATCAGGTTTTTTACGGAGATTTTTTAACCTAGTGGCGTCATAAAGCTTTATATTTGCCTGTTCTATGCCAGATATCGGGTTTTGAGCTTCAAATTTT
This Nostoc sp. C052 DNA region includes the following protein-coding sequences:
- a CDS encoding two-component system response regulator, with product MIQWKSNHTGFTEQIVSGSNPISIVKSIGSNHAVGSQNAESSLGLSQEDLIFEDSQAASSWIKADVNCGDSLLVSRTLQAKGSKVNGFDLDPPKVLVVDDHAASRMTAVALLGMEGYEVIEADSGSIVVGLVTQKQPDLILLDVMMPGMDGFEVCQLLKQDEQTRLIPVIFITALNDRRSRIRGIEVGADDFLTKPFDRVELAARVKSLVRQKRLNEDLDHAEQVLFSIAMSIESRDPNTGNHCERLVQLGQVFGEYLSLSRYQIRDLRWGGYLHDIGKVGIPDAVLLKKGELTSEDWQIMQQHVLIGEKICQPLRSMRGVIPIIRHHHERWDGSGYPDRLQGNDIPYLAQVFQLIDIYDALTSERPYKRAFPSAEALSVMQKETDSGWRNPKLMQQFAEFIRSCQGKIIESRE